GCTGGGCTTGATTAGCAATGGCAAACTGCATACGATCATGAACAATGAACGTTAAAAAAGTGTGTAAGTCGGGCAAATCTTGTTCACCGACTTCATTAACAAACTCGGTTAATACGTTTGGCATTACTTGGCGAATCATAGGGGCTAGTAGCGCCTGAAGAATCCCATCTTTCGTCTTGAACTGCTTGTAAACTGTGCCTTCGCTGACCTGTGCCGTTTCAGCAATTTCTTTAGTGCTAGTGCGATCAAAGCCTTGACTAGCAAATAACGCTAAACTGGCCTTTAAAACGGCTTGCTGTTTAGCGGATAGATTGCTTTTGGCGAGTGAAGCGGAAAACAAATCGGTAATATTACGTGTGTGCATCGCGAGATCGCTTCCCTTCAATAAAAATTGCTCGACTTTACACTTGCCGGTATTTCCGCATCGTGAGTAAATT
This genomic window from Lacticaseibacillus paracasei subsp. paracasei contains:
- a CDS encoding TetR/AcrR family transcriptional regulator; its protein translation is MHTRNITDLFSASLAKSNLSAKQQAVLKASLALFASQGFDRTSTKEIAETAQVSEGTVYKQFKTKDGILQALLAPMIRQVMPNVLTEFVNEVGEQDLPDLHTFLTFIVHDRMQFAIANQAQLRVLAATVLRDAALGQELAEQFNRELSGKAARLYATYQANGQLVDWPFNRVLRAIFGTVLSYLLPLIIGEQSAFDLETAVHEAVEFLERGLRA